In Vicinamibacteria bacterium, a single window of DNA contains:
- the galU gene encoding UTP--glucose-1-phosphate uridylyltransferase GalU, with protein sequence MKIRKAVFPAAGLGTRFLPATKAQPKEMLPLVDKPIIQYVIEEAAASGITSIIIVTGRGKNAIEDHFDVSYELEKLLAERGKTDLLEQVRTISSMINLSYVRQGESLGLGHAVLMARDLVGDEPFAVMLGDDIIDSPVPCMKQMVDVFERHGGPVIAVQKVARQEISAYGVIDGSPEGETGRVYRIRELVEKPKVEEAPSDLAIIGRYILTPDIFDDLAATPRDAGGEIQLTNGLRRLKERRPIFGYRFEGIRHDAGNKLGFLKATVEFALKRDDLGKPFREYLKSLKL encoded by the coding sequence ATGAAGATCCGCAAGGCCGTCTTTCCAGCCGCGGGCCTGGGCACGCGCTTCCTCCCCGCCACCAAGGCCCAGCCCAAGGAGATGCTGCCCCTCGTCGACAAGCCGATCATTCAGTACGTGATCGAGGAGGCCGCGGCCTCCGGAATCACCAGCATCATCATCGTCACCGGCCGGGGCAAGAACGCGATCGAGGACCACTTCGACGTCTCCTACGAGCTCGAAAAGCTGCTCGCGGAGAGGGGCAAGACGGATCTGCTGGAGCAGGTGCGGACCATCTCCAGCATGATCAACCTCTCCTACGTGCGCCAAGGGGAGAGCCTGGGCCTGGGCCACGCCGTGCTCATGGCCCGGGACCTCGTGGGGGACGAGCCGTTCGCGGTGATGCTGGGGGACGACATCATCGACAGCCCCGTGCCCTGCATGAAGCAGATGGTGGATGTCTTCGAACGCCACGGCGGGCCCGTCATCGCCGTCCAGAAAGTGGCCCGACAGGAAATCTCGGCCTACGGCGTCATCGACGGTTCGCCCGAGGGAGAGACCGGCCGCGTCTACCGGATCCGGGAGCTGGTGGAGAAACCGAAGGTCGAGGAGGCGCCTTCCGACCTCGCGATCATCGGCCGTTACATCCTGACCCCCGACATCTTCGACGATCTGGCGGCCACGCCCCGCGACGCGGGTGGGGAGATCCAGCTCACCAACGGGCTTCGCCGGCTCAAGGAGCGGCGTCCGATCTTCGGCTACCGCTTCGAGGGGATCCGCCACGACGCCGGGAACAAGCTGGGCTTCCTCAAGGCCACGGTCGAGTTTGCGCTGAAGCGCGACGACTTGGGCAAGCCGTTCCGGGAGTACCTGAAGTCGCTCAAGCTCTGA